A window of Balearica regulorum gibbericeps isolate bBalReg1 chromosome Z, bBalReg1.pri, whole genome shotgun sequence contains these coding sequences:
- the SLC25A51 gene encoding mitochondrial nicotinamide adenine dinucleotide transporter SLC25A51, whose translation MMDSEGSASKNSKEYLSNDITATSGKHYLCGYCAAFTNIAVTFPIQKVLFRQQLYGLKTKDAVHQLQKDGIRNLYRGILPPLMQKTTTLALMFGLYEDFSSLLHSHTSAPELLTRSMAAVLAGTTEAILTPFERVQTLLQDYKHHDKFTNTYQAFKVLKVYGMREYYRGLVPILLRNGPSNALFFGLRGPIKQCLPEATSYSTHLVNDFICGGLLGAMLGFLFFPVNVVKTRMQAQIGGEFQSFSKVFVKIWLERDRKLIHLFRGAHLNYHRSVLSWGIINATYEFLLKLL comes from the coding sequence atGATGGATTCAGAAGGTTCTGCCTCAAAGAACTCAAAGGAATATTTAAGCAATGACATAACAGCTACCTCTGGTAAACATTATCTTTGTGGCTACTGTGCAGCCTTCACAAATATAGCAGTCACTTTTCCCATCCAGAAGGTCCTCTTTCGACAGCAGTTGTATGGCCTGAAAACAAAGGATGCAGTACATCAGCTGCAGAAGGACGGAATTCGAAATCTCTATCGTGGCATCCTTCCTCcattaatgcagaaaacaaCAACACTGGCTCTAATGTTTGGCTTGTATGAAgatttctcctccctcctccataGCCACACGAGTGCTCCTGAACTCCTCACTCGCAGCATGGCAGCAGTGCTTGCAGGGACCACGGAAGCTATTCTTACACCTTTTGAGCGAGTTCAGACTTTGCTTCAGGACTACAAACACCACGATAAATTTACAAACACTTACCAAGCTTTCAAGGTACTGAAAGTCTATGGGATGAGAGAATACTATCGGGGATTGGTGCCTATTCTGCTCCGAAATGGGCCCAGTAATGCACTCTTCTTTGGCCTACGGGGACCTATAAAACAGTGTCTGCCTGAAGCAACTTCTTACAGCACTCATTTGGTCAATGACTTTATCTGTGGAGGACTGTTGGGTGCAATGCTGGGATTCTTGTTTTTCCCAGTGAATGTTGTAAAAACTCGCATGCAAGCTCAAATTGGTGGTGAATTTCAGTCCTTCTCGAAAGTCTTTGTGAAGATTTGGCTGGAACGTGATAGAAAATTGATCCACCTTTTCAGAGGAGCCCATCTGAATTACCATCGTTCTGTGCTGTCCTGGGGCATAATCAATGCAACCTACGAATTCTTGCTAAAGCTGTTGTGA